From the genome of Aquiluna borgnonia:
TCATAGTGAAATTGGAACCAGGGTCCATTTCCGACCAGGTCTGGTTGATCGCTGAAGACATAGGTCCAACCCAGTTCAGGCTTCGGGCCTTTGGCAACAGAGCCTCCGAGGGCTCGGGCGAGCAACTGCCCACCAAAACAAATCCCAAGCACAGGTTTTCCGCTCTTCACGGCAGAAGCAATCCAGGCCAGCTCTGGGCTGAGCCAGTTGCCAATGCAGGCATCATCCCAGGCGCCCCAGGGGGCCCCAAGGGGTATCAAGAGGTCATAGTCGTTGACGTCTGGGAAATCGACTGTGATGTTTGGGTTGCGGTAGTTGGCTTCCGTAACGACCTCAAAGGTTTCTATTTCAAATCCGTGCATCTCCAACCGCTCACCAACCGGACCCACCGGAGAGACGTGGTCGTGCTGAATGAATAGTGCCTTCATCTAACTTGCCGCCTGCTTCACCATGGAAACGATATTTGCCTCAATCTCAGGGGTCAGGTCGAGCAAAGCAAAAGCCGTCGGCCACATCAAACCGCTATCTAAATTGGCATGCTCAGAGAAGCCAAAGGTTGAAAAACGAACTTTGAACTTCGCAGCGGACTGGTAGAAGCAGATGATCTTTCCGTCTTTGCCCGGAGTCGCCCAGGCGGGCATTCCATACCAA
Proteins encoded in this window:
- a CDS encoding type 1 glutamine amidotransferase; translated protein: MKALFIQHDHVSPVGPVGERLEMHGFEIETFEVVTEANYRNPNITVDFPDVNDYDLLIPLGAPWGAWDDACIGNWLSPELAWIASAVKSGKPVLGICFGGQLLARALGGSVAKGPKPELGWTYVFSDQPDLVGNGPWFQFHYDRWTLPPGAREIARTPAASQAFVYNKALALQFHPELNLGTLEQWMVWDGREEVTQDGQDPDVMLAQTRSEDPAARLRTFELVDSYLSKVAGLI
- a CDS encoding DUF1801 domain-containing protein, translated to MAAKDDWTEEERQAMKDRAKEFRDARKKAAQDPLGDLMSKINEMPEHDKRIALRIHELVLATVPELQPKTWYGMPAWATPGKDGKIICFYQSAAKFKVRFSTFGFSEHANLDSGLMWPTAFALLDLTPEIEANIVSMVKQAAS